From Dermochelys coriacea isolate rDerCor1 chromosome 9, rDerCor1.pri.v4, whole genome shotgun sequence, one genomic window encodes:
- the KCNMB2 gene encoding calcium-activated potassium channel subunit beta-2 isoform X4: MFIWTSGRTSTSYRHDEKRNIYQKIRDHDLLDKRKTVTALKAGEDRAILLGLTMMVCSIMMYFLLGITLLRSYMQSVWTEEAQCTLLNASITESFNCSFSCGPDCWKISQYPCLQVYVNLTSSGQKLLLYHTEETMKINSECSYIPKCGKNYEEALSLVSVVMENFRKYQRFLCFYDPEGNQKNVILTKLYSSNVLFHSLFWPTCMMVGGVAIVAMVKLTQYLSLLCERIQRINR, from the exons AAATATTTACCAAAAAATCAGGGATCACGATCTACTGGACAAAAGGAAAACAGTCACAGCTCTGAAAGCAGGAGAAGATCGGGCCATACTCCTAGGATTGACTATGATGGTGTGCTCCATTATGATGTACTTCCTCCTGGGAATTACGCTGCTGCGGTCATACATGCAGAG TGTTTGGACAGAAGAGGCTCAGTGCACACTCCTCAATGCATCCATCACAGAATCATTTAACTGCTCATTTAGCTGTGGTCCAGACTGCTGGAAAATCTCTCAGTACCCCTGCCTACAGGTGTATGTTAACTTAACTTCTTCTGGGCAAAAGCTCCTACTTTACCACACTGAAGAGACGATGAAAATTAATTCTGAG TGTTCCTACATCCCCAAGTGTGGCAAGAACTACGAAGAGGCCCTGTCACTTGTGAGTGTtgtaatggaaaatttcaggAAGTACCAGCGCTTCTTGTGCTTTTACGACCCAGAAGGCAATCAGAAGAATGTGATATTAACCAAACTTTACAGTTCCAACGTGCTGTTCCACTCGCTTTTCTGGCCAACATGCATGATGGTTGGTGGGGTTGCCATCGTTGCCATGGTAAAGCTGACTCAGTACCTCTCCCTCCTCTGTGAGAGAATCCAAAGGATCAACAGATAA
- the KCNMB2 gene encoding calcium-activated potassium channel subunit beta-2 isoform X5, whose amino-acid sequence MFIWTSGRTSTSYRHDEKRDHDLLDKRKTVTALKAGEDRAILLGLTMMVCSIMMYFLLGITLLRSYMQSVWTEEAQCTLLNASITESFNCSFSCGPDCWKISQYPCLQVYVNLTSSGQKLLLYHTEETMKINSECSYIPKCGKNYEEALSLVSVVMENFRKYQRFLCFYDPEGNQKNVILTKLYSSNVLFHSLFWPTCMMVGGVAIVAMVKLTQYLSLLCERIQRINR is encoded by the exons GGATCACGATCTACTGGACAAAAGGAAAACAGTCACAGCTCTGAAAGCAGGAGAAGATCGGGCCATACTCCTAGGATTGACTATGATGGTGTGCTCCATTATGATGTACTTCCTCCTGGGAATTACGCTGCTGCGGTCATACATGCAGAG TGTTTGGACAGAAGAGGCTCAGTGCACACTCCTCAATGCATCCATCACAGAATCATTTAACTGCTCATTTAGCTGTGGTCCAGACTGCTGGAAAATCTCTCAGTACCCCTGCCTACAGGTGTATGTTAACTTAACTTCTTCTGGGCAAAAGCTCCTACTTTACCACACTGAAGAGACGATGAAAATTAATTCTGAG TGTTCCTACATCCCCAAGTGTGGCAAGAACTACGAAGAGGCCCTGTCACTTGTGAGTGTtgtaatggaaaatttcaggAAGTACCAGCGCTTCTTGTGCTTTTACGACCCAGAAGGCAATCAGAAGAATGTGATATTAACCAAACTTTACAGTTCCAACGTGCTGTTCCACTCGCTTTTCTGGCCAACATGCATGATGGTTGGTGGGGTTGCCATCGTTGCCATGGTAAAGCTGACTCAGTACCTCTCCCTCCTCTGTGAGAGAATCCAAAGGATCAACAGATAA